One region of Xylanibacillus composti genomic DNA includes:
- a CDS encoding Gfo/Idh/MocA family protein, producing the protein MAVEKIGVGMIGYKFMGKAHSHAYKDLSMFFPQAIHPQMLVICGRDETGVKQAQEQFGWQSCETDWRKVIANPDVGLIDINAPSNVHKEIAIEAARAGKHVFCEKPLALTLADAREMLREAQQAGIKHMVGFNYRFAPAVQLARKLIAEGRIGTIRHFRAQFLQDWLTDDQFPLVWRLQKEVAGSGSHGDLNAHLIDMAHFLVGGIEEVVGMSETFVKERPKPAAMSGLSAAGAAGGEKGEVTVDDATLFLARFANGALGSFEATRFAAGRRCANTFEINGSLGSLRFDFERMNELEVYFTSDEEDVQGFRRVLATDPAHAYAEAWWPPGHTLGYEHTLIHEVVELMEAISENRQPVPNFEDGVKCQQVLDAVELSVAERRWVKVQEL; encoded by the coding sequence ATGGCTGTTGAGAAAATTGGTGTGGGCATGATTGGCTACAAATTTATGGGGAAAGCGCACAGTCATGCCTACAAGGATTTGTCGATGTTTTTCCCGCAGGCCATTCATCCGCAAATGCTGGTAATCTGCGGGAGAGACGAAACAGGCGTCAAGCAAGCCCAAGAGCAGTTCGGCTGGCAGTCCTGTGAGACCGACTGGCGCAAGGTCATTGCGAATCCGGATGTCGGACTAATTGACATTAACGCGCCCAGCAATGTGCATAAGGAGATAGCGATTGAAGCGGCTCGCGCGGGCAAACATGTGTTCTGCGAGAAGCCGCTCGCCCTGACTTTGGCGGACGCTCGGGAGATGCTCCGCGAAGCGCAGCAGGCTGGCATCAAGCATATGGTCGGCTTTAATTACAGGTTTGCTCCGGCGGTGCAGCTGGCACGCAAGCTGATCGCCGAAGGACGCATCGGGACGATCCGGCACTTCCGCGCCCAATTTTTGCAAGACTGGCTGACAGATGATCAGTTTCCGTTGGTATGGCGTCTTCAGAAGGAAGTTGCCGGGTCCGGCTCGCATGGTGATTTGAATGCGCATCTGATCGATATGGCCCACTTCCTTGTCGGCGGCATTGAAGAGGTTGTCGGCATGAGCGAAACTTTCGTCAAGGAGCGGCCGAAACCAGCGGCGATGTCCGGCTTGAGCGCGGCGGGAGCCGCCGGTGGCGAGAAGGGCGAGGTAACGGTGGATGATGCCACCTTGTTCCTGGCGCGCTTTGCCAATGGCGCACTGGGCAGCTTCGAGGCAACGCGCTTTGCCGCCGGACGCCGCTGCGCCAATACCTTTGAAATCAATGGCAGCCTCGGCAGCCTGCGATTTGACTTTGAGCGAATGAACGAGCTGGAGGTTTACTTTACGTCGGATGAGGAGGACGTGCAGGGCTTTCGCCGTGTGCTGGCAACCGATCCGGCGCATGCTTATGCTGAAGCATGGTGGCCGCCAGGCCATACACTCGGCTATGAGCACACGCTCATTCACGAGGTCGTGGAGCTGATGGAGGCGATCTCGGAAAATCGTCAGCCGGTGCCGAATTTTGAAGACGGGGTTAAGTGCCAGCAAGTGCTGGATGCAGTTGAATTGTCCGTTGCGGAACGCCGCTGGGTGAAGGTGCAGGAATTGTAA
- a CDS encoding ThuA domain-containing protein: MKRALIFQGGWEGHEPEQVAGILAGLLEADSFAVQVSDTLEVLEKEDLHAYDLIVPNWTQGQIAQSQLKPLLEAVQNGVGLAGLHGGMGDSFRMETEYQFMVGGQWVAHPGNDGVSYTVNIADRSHPLTRDMDDFTVVSEQYYMHVDPAVQVHATTRFPVADGPHCPNGEVDMPVVWTKRYGRGKVYYCSLGHVAEVVRMSEVQLLMRRGMSWAARGGSNA; this comes from the coding sequence ATGAAACGCGCACTGATTTTTCAAGGCGGCTGGGAAGGACATGAACCTGAACAGGTAGCGGGTATTTTGGCAGGCTTGTTGGAGGCCGATTCCTTTGCCGTTCAGGTATCAGACACACTTGAGGTGCTGGAGAAAGAGGACCTGCATGCCTACGATCTTATCGTCCCCAACTGGACGCAAGGACAAATTGCACAATCTCAGCTGAAGCCGCTGCTGGAGGCAGTTCAAAACGGAGTGGGCTTGGCGGGCTTGCATGGCGGAATGGGCGACTCTTTCCGGATGGAGACGGAATATCAATTTATGGTAGGCGGGCAATGGGTAGCCCATCCGGGCAATGATGGCGTAAGCTATACCGTGAACATTGCCGACCGGAGCCATCCGCTTACTCGGGATATGGACGATTTCACAGTGGTTTCTGAGCAGTACTACATGCATGTGGACCCGGCGGTTCAAGTGCACGCGACGACGCGCTTTCCTGTTGCCGACGGTCCGCATTGTCCGAATGGCGAGGTAGACATGCCGGTCGTATGGACGAAGCGATATGGCAGGGGCAAGGTTTATTATTGCTCGCTCGGGCATGTGGCGGAAGTCGTGCGGATGTCCGAAGTCCAGCTATTGATGCGGCGCGGGATGAGCTGGGCTGCGCGTGGAGGAAGCAACGCATGA
- a CDS encoding Gfo/Idh/MocA family protein — translation MKRLNIGIIGCGNISAIYLQNLQAFEETEVIAVADLDLDRAKKRAEEYGIAHACTPDELLQLSDIELVVNLTVPKAHAAVCRQALESGKHVYVEKPLSVTVDEGESLVALARSKGLLLGCAPDTFLGAGIQTCLELIRSGKIGRPLSATAFMLSKGHEHWHPAPHFYYEQGGGPLYDMGPYYLTALVQLIGPIRRVSGSAAISFAERTVTSKEHYGEKIRVETPTHLTGTMEFVSGAVGTMIMSFDIMTPTQYPYIEIFGSEGTLRVPDPNTFSGPVLLRGKDNEDWQEIEVTHQYADNARGIGVLDMAYAIRNSRLHRANGSVALHVLEAMVGFHQAAEQGKHIELLRLCDAPQPLPKEGIVN, via the coding sequence ATGAAACGACTGAACATCGGGATCATCGGGTGCGGCAACATCAGCGCGATCTATTTGCAGAACTTGCAGGCATTTGAAGAAACAGAAGTGATAGCCGTGGCTGATCTCGATCTGGATCGGGCGAAGAAGCGGGCGGAGGAGTATGGGATTGCGCACGCATGCACGCCAGACGAGCTTCTGCAGCTTTCAGACATAGAGCTGGTTGTGAATTTAACAGTGCCCAAGGCTCATGCCGCCGTTTGTCGTCAGGCTCTTGAATCCGGCAAGCATGTGTATGTCGAGAAGCCGTTATCCGTAACCGTGGATGAGGGCGAGAGCCTTGTGGCTCTGGCACGGAGCAAGGGACTGCTGCTCGGCTGCGCGCCGGACACCTTTCTTGGAGCGGGTATTCAAACCTGCCTTGAACTGATACGCAGTGGCAAGATTGGCCGTCCCTTGTCCGCTACGGCTTTCATGTTGAGCAAGGGGCATGAGCACTGGCACCCAGCCCCGCATTTTTATTACGAGCAGGGCGGAGGCCCGCTGTACGATATGGGGCCATACTATTTGACGGCGCTTGTCCAACTGATCGGTCCGATACGCCGTGTCAGCGGATCGGCAGCGATCTCGTTCGCGGAGCGGACTGTCACAAGCAAGGAGCACTATGGGGAAAAGATCAGGGTCGAAACCCCTACGCATCTTACAGGGACGATGGAATTTGTCTCCGGGGCTGTCGGCACGATGATCATGAGCTTCGATATTATGACGCCTACGCAGTATCCGTATATAGAGATATTCGGCAGCGAGGGCACATTGCGCGTGCCCGATCCGAACACATTCAGTGGACCTGTGCTGCTTCGCGGAAAGGACAACGAAGATTGGCAGGAAATTGAAGTGACGCATCAGTACGCGGACAATGCCAGAGGCATCGGGGTGCTGGACATGGCTTATGCGATTCGGAATAGCAGGCTGCATCGTGCGAATGGCAGTGTAGCGCTTCATGTGCTGGAGGCGATGGTTGGTTTCCACCAGGCCGCCGAGCAAGGGAAGCACATCGAGCTTCTCCGCCTATGCGATGCTCCGCAACCGCTCCCCAAAGAAGGAATCGTGAACTAA
- the sspI gene encoding small acid-soluble spore protein SspI: protein MNLDLRQAIVQRVQDKDNAELMEVVQSSIDNDERTLPGLGVLFEIIWKNTDENVHEQLITSLRSGLTP, encoded by the coding sequence ATGAACTTGGATTTAAGGCAAGCTATCGTGCAACGCGTGCAGGACAAGGACAATGCCGAGCTGATGGAAGTGGTCCAGAGCTCTATTGATAATGATGAACGGACGCTGCCGGGATTGGGCGTATTATTTGAGATTATATGGAAAAATACAGATGAAAACGTGCATGAGCAGCTGATTACGAGCTTAAGAAGCGGACTGACACCTTAA
- a CDS encoding potassium channel family protein: protein MKKKQFAVIGMGRFGSSVAKTLYQMGFEVLAIDATESKIQEVIAVVTHAVQADSTDEEALKALGIRNFDVVVVAIGQDIQSSILTTLILKDMGVPTLVVKAQNELHGKVLQKIGADKVIYPERDMGQRVAHNMISPNILDYIELSDDYSIVEIKAVGGMIGKNLRELDIRAKFGCNVMAIKQSGRMNIAPHAEDSIRSDDVLVVVGKNEDLQRFEVAHS, encoded by the coding sequence ATGAAGAAAAAACAATTCGCTGTCATCGGCATGGGCCGGTTCGGGTCGAGTGTGGCGAAGACCTTATATCAGATGGGCTTTGAAGTGTTGGCGATTGATGCGACGGAGAGCAAGATCCAGGAAGTGATTGCGGTCGTCACGCATGCGGTCCAGGCAGATTCCACGGATGAAGAGGCGTTGAAGGCGCTTGGGATTCGCAATTTTGATGTCGTAGTCGTGGCCATTGGACAAGACATCCAATCCAGTATATTGACGACTTTGATCCTGAAGGATATGGGCGTGCCGACATTGGTGGTCAAGGCGCAGAACGAGCTGCACGGCAAAGTGCTGCAGAAGATCGGGGCGGATAAAGTCATCTATCCGGAGCGGGACATGGGGCAGCGGGTTGCACACAATATGATCTCGCCGAACATCCTGGATTACATCGAGCTTTCTGACGATTATAGCATTGTGGAGATCAAGGCAGTTGGCGGGATGATCGGCAAAAACTTGCGCGAGCTGGATATTCGCGCCAAGTTCGGCTGCAACGTGATGGCGATCAAGCAGAGCGGACGCATGAACATAGCCCCGCATGCGGAAGACAGCATCCGGTCGGATGATGTGCTAGTCGTAGTCGGGAAGAATGAGGATTTGCAGCGATTTGAGGTTGCGCATTCATGA
- a CDS encoding TrmH family RNA methyltransferase, whose amino-acid sequence MRAHEEIVSVHNPRVKLWTQLLERKGRAKHGLFLAEGIHLVQEAMRGGAVFDCVLYSLERGWPQELDTDGLADDVALVGVSEAVLAKVTDAMTPQPVVAILNKPRMDQNELLLHGRALAVAVDGVQDPGNLGTIIRSADAAGARAVILGKGTVDPFSPKTVRSTMGSLFHLPVVEADLLDLLPKAREAGVQVIGTDMRAAESCYELDLKADTWFVLGNEGSGMSAAVAALCSAQTYIPMEGQAESLNVAMAATVLLYESLRQRKYQ is encoded by the coding sequence ATGAGGGCGCACGAAGAAATTGTGTCGGTGCACAATCCGCGCGTCAAGCTGTGGACGCAGCTCCTGGAGCGAAAAGGCCGGGCCAAGCATGGGTTGTTCCTGGCCGAAGGCATACACCTGGTGCAGGAGGCTATGCGCGGCGGGGCGGTATTCGATTGCGTGCTGTATTCATTGGAGCGCGGCTGGCCTCAGGAGCTGGATACAGACGGGCTGGCCGACGACGTTGCGCTTGTCGGCGTCAGCGAGGCAGTATTGGCGAAGGTAACGGACGCCATGACCCCTCAGCCGGTGGTCGCTATACTCAACAAGCCAAGAATGGATCAGAATGAGCTGCTGCTTCATGGCCGCGCCTTGGCTGTAGCTGTAGACGGCGTGCAGGACCCGGGCAATCTGGGCACGATTATCCGCAGCGCGGATGCCGCAGGCGCACGTGCAGTCATCCTCGGGAAAGGAACAGTGGACCCCTTCAGCCCGAAGACGGTGCGTTCCACGATGGGTTCTCTCTTCCATCTGCCGGTAGTGGAGGCGGACTTGCTGGATCTGCTGCCGAAGGCGCGGGAAGCAGGCGTGCAAGTGATCGGCACGGATATGCGGGCTGCCGAAAGCTGCTACGAATTAGACTTAAAGGCCGACACCTGGTTCGTCCTTGGCAATGAGGGCAGCGGCATGTCTGCGGCTGTAGCGGCGTTGTGCAGCGCACAAACCTATATCCCAATGGAGGGACAGGCCGAATCGCTGAATGTGGCGATGGCTGCAACCGTCTTGCTGTATGAATCGTTGCGGCAAAGGAAGTATCAGTGA
- a CDS encoding TetR/AcrR family transcriptional regulator: MKKTTKGADSKNKILEAAIDLFAEKGYRGTKISDIVKAAGLTQAAFYLYFSSKESIFQEILERFYMRLEEHLQAAVMPSAIEPGEFSMRIRRNIESILTIFQEHPKATRIFLTEERSIDEVEILIHQTIASNLKQHQSTGLIRNDLSPHMMANGMIGLFIQVTLKELLEKQRSPKDVANEITEVLLYGLAQYRPEGTGR, encoded by the coding sequence ATGAAAAAAACAACGAAAGGCGCAGATAGTAAGAACAAGATTTTGGAAGCGGCCATTGATCTATTTGCTGAAAAGGGGTACAGGGGAACGAAGATCAGCGATATTGTGAAAGCCGCAGGACTGACTCAAGCCGCTTTTTATTTATATTTTTCAAGTAAGGAAAGCATATTCCAAGAAATATTAGAACGGTTCTATATGAGATTGGAGGAGCATCTTCAAGCGGCGGTAATGCCGTCTGCAATCGAGCCGGGAGAATTTTCGATGCGAATACGAAGAAATATCGAATCCATCCTCACCATCTTTCAGGAACATCCCAAGGCAACGAGAATATTTTTAACTGAAGAAAGAAGCATTGATGAGGTGGAAATACTCATTCATCAGACGATTGCAAGCAATCTGAAGCAGCATCAGTCAACGGGACTTATACGGAACGATTTATCTCCGCACATGATGGCGAATGGTATGATCGGCCTGTTCATTCAAGTCACGCTCAAAGAATTGCTTGAAAAGCAACGTTCGCCTAAGGATGTCGCCAACGAGATTACCGAAGTGTTACTGTATGGACTTGCCCAATATCGTCCAGAAGGGACTGGTCGTTGA
- a CDS encoding HXXEE domain-containing protein, with the protein MLPVLDSAISIQSLIWLFLAAFMLHDFEEIIRIEPWFRKHRNVIFARVPAWFHKDLQPFSRMTSSQFAVAVCVEFVIFIPCTYLAAEKGMYLMFLGFNTVMLLHVFTHVGQALFVRMLTPGVITAVAVVLPYSLYLFYRLLNENLVSLSDILISLPFGLTLVPIVLFGHKLGERLIPMSNHTSEKEVDYAANPNCGM; encoded by the coding sequence ATGCTTCCAGTTTTGGATTCTGCCATTAGCATTCAGTCGTTGATCTGGCTGTTTCTGGCCGCATTTATGCTCCATGATTTTGAGGAGATCATTCGGATTGAGCCGTGGTTCCGCAAGCATCGCAATGTGATCTTTGCTCGGGTGCCTGCCTGGTTCCATAAAGACCTTCAGCCGTTCTCGCGAATGACCTCTTCACAATTTGCCGTAGCTGTATGCGTGGAGTTCGTTATTTTTATTCCTTGTACGTACCTCGCGGCAGAGAAGGGAATGTATTTGATGTTCTTGGGCTTCAACACCGTCATGCTGCTTCACGTATTCACGCATGTGGGACAGGCGCTGTTCGTCAGAATGCTTACGCCGGGTGTGATCACAGCTGTAGCTGTTGTATTGCCGTACAGCCTGTATTTATTTTACCGGTTACTTAACGAGAATTTGGTCTCGCTGTCGGATATTCTGATCAGCCTGCCGTTTGGGTTGACGTTAGTTCCAATCGTACTGTTCGGGCATAAGCTGGGCGAGCGGCTCATTCCAATGTCTAATCATACTAGTGAAAAGGAAGTTGACTATGCTGCCAATCCTAATTGTGGGATGTGA
- a CDS encoding reverse transcriptase domain-containing protein: MRKHIQEKGVIDLIKKYLKSGVMENGVRRATEEGSPQGGPLSPLLANIYLNEYDQEMESRGVTVIRYADDIVVLAKSKRAALRLLESSRTYLEQKLKLQMNAQKSKVVSVVAQKHFKFLGFALGKNGKGVYVRVHRQSLAKAKKKLKELTSRSQGRNARQVMENVKVYIRGWIGYFYVADMKRILQSWNEWLRRRMRMYIWKQWKKPRTKVQNLRKLGVPEWQAYQWGNTRLGYWRIAGSAVLNRSVTNERLAQAGYYDFPAQYERLRQVYSNG, encoded by the coding sequence CTGCGCAAACACATCCAGGAAAAAGGCGTCATCGATCTGATCAAGAAATACCTGAAAAGCGGAGTCATGGAGAACGGGGTGCGTCGGGCAACGGAAGAGGGCTCGCCACAGGGTGGCCCGCTGTCGCCGCTTCTGGCTAACATCTACCTGAACGAATATGATCAGGAGATGGAAAGCCGAGGCGTGACGGTCATCCGCTATGCGGATGATATCGTCGTGCTGGCGAAGAGTAAACGAGCAGCCCTACGACTGCTGGAATCCAGCCGGACGTACTTGGAACAGAAGCTCAAGCTCCAGATGAATGCGCAAAAGAGCAAAGTCGTCAGCGTCGTTGCGCAGAAACACTTCAAATTCCTTGGATTCGCGTTAGGCAAGAACGGAAAGGGCGTATACGTGCGCGTACACCGCCAATCCCTGGCCAAAGCAAAGAAGAAGCTGAAGGAACTAACGAGTCGAAGTCAAGGCAGAAATGCCCGGCAGGTCATGGAGAACGTGAAAGTCTACATTCGCGGCTGGATCGGCTACTTCTATGTAGCGGACATGAAACGAATTCTGCAAAGCTGGAACGAATGGCTGAGAAGACGAATGCGCATGTATATCTGGAAGCAATGGAAGAAGCCGCGGACGAAGGTGCAGAACCTGCGAAAATTGGGAGTGCCGGAGTGGCAGGCTTACCAATGGGGAAACACAAGGCTGGGTTACTGGCGAATCGCCGGGAGCGCAGTACTAAATCGCTCTGTAACAAACGAAAGGCTCGCGCAAGCAGGGTATTATGACTTCCCTGCTCAGTACGAGCGCTTACGTCAAGTGTACTCAAACGGTTGA
- a CDS encoding DMT family transporter, producing the protein MNANWMKVFVAAFFEVFWVIGLKHANDFWTWAGTVISIAVSFYLMIMAGKKLPVGTVYAVFVGLGTAGTVFSDIVFFGEPFRPEKILLILILLAGVIGLKLVTKDKAVEGAGS; encoded by the coding sequence ATGAATGCAAATTGGATGAAGGTCTTTGTCGCTGCATTTTTTGAAGTTTTTTGGGTGATTGGGTTGAAACACGCGAATGATTTTTGGACGTGGGCTGGCACTGTCATTTCGATTGCGGTCAGCTTTTATCTGATGATTATGGCAGGCAAGAAGCTTCCTGTCGGCACTGTGTATGCGGTGTTTGTAGGGTTAGGTACGGCGGGAACGGTGTTTTCCGATATTGTGTTCTTTGGCGAGCCTTTTAGGCCAGAGAAGATCCTGCTGATCCTCATTTTGTTGGCAGGGGTCATCGGCTTGAAATTAGTCACGAAGGATAAAGCTGTGGAAGGAGCTGGCTCTTAA
- a CDS encoding DMT family transporter yields the protein MAWVSLVLAGLFEMFGVIMISQLHRDRNWRSLFLLVAGFGASFIFLAIAMQTLPMGTAYAIWTGIGASGGAILGMVLYGESREWKRIVFIAMILGATVGLKLIS from the coding sequence ATGGCGTGGGTGTCTTTGGTTCTGGCAGGTTTATTTGAGATGTTCGGCGTTATCATGATTAGTCAATTGCACAGAGATCGAAATTGGCGGTCGCTGTTTCTGTTGGTGGCCGGGTTTGGAGCCAGCTTTATCTTCCTTGCCATTGCGATGCAGACATTGCCGATGGGCACGGCCTACGCCATCTGGACCGGGATCGGCGCTTCCGGCGGTGCGATTCTAGGGATGGTTCTCTATGGGGAATCCAGAGAGTGGAAGAGAATTGTATTTATCGCCATGATCCTCGGGGCGACTGTCGGCTTAAAGCTTATTTCCTAG
- a CDS encoding YheC/YheD family endospore coat-associated protein: protein MKTVGILVDAQVFRTIGSKKSSPEKLSIYNRAAAKHGLRPFYMCLEKTFPASGQAMGYRYANGKYRYVKLPIPKVIHNRSMPKGEKMRKRMRELAKKSHLFNERTRYSKYVIHQLLRGPFTAHLPATARYSSARLNRELEASPSFYVKPQSSSVGKGIIKITRIRNGKIKLQLPHRTTIADKRTAVKTINRVVRKQKYMIQQTIPLAKYKGRPYDIRVTVQRGARGQWQVTGMYGKVARKGSHVTNVARGGTAKACGSLFRHSFAHPSLVEQSTRQFSLQVARYLGNRLKRLADVGLDIGISPEGNPYFIEMNGRDMRYGFKKANMHKTFRRTYEAPIQYAKYLLKKR, encoded by the coding sequence ATGAAAACGGTAGGCATATTGGTGGATGCCCAAGTTTTTCGAACGATCGGCAGCAAGAAATCCAGTCCGGAAAAACTGAGCATTTATAATCGAGCCGCAGCGAAGCACGGACTTCGACCATTCTACATGTGCCTGGAGAAGACCTTCCCCGCTTCCGGACAAGCGATGGGCTATCGCTATGCCAATGGCAAATATCGCTATGTCAAGCTCCCCATACCGAAGGTGATTCACAATCGAAGCATGCCCAAAGGGGAAAAAATGAGAAAGCGCATGCGCGAATTGGCCAAAAAAAGCCATTTGTTCAATGAGCGAACCCGCTATTCCAAATACGTGATCCATCAGCTCTTGAGAGGACCATTCACCGCTCATCTCCCTGCCACAGCCCGCTATTCATCAGCCAGACTGAATCGGGAGCTGGAGGCTTCCCCAAGCTTCTACGTCAAGCCTCAGAGTAGCAGTGTAGGCAAGGGAATCATCAAGATCACGCGCATCCGCAATGGAAAAATCAAATTGCAGCTTCCCCATCGCACCACGATTGCCGACAAACGAACAGCGGTAAAGACAATTAACCGGGTTGTGCGCAAGCAGAAATATATGATTCAACAAACGATCCCGTTAGCTAAATATAAAGGGAGACCCTACGATATTCGGGTAACTGTGCAGCGGGGGGCGCGCGGACAATGGCAAGTGACCGGCATGTATGGCAAGGTCGCGCGAAAAGGAAGCCATGTGACCAATGTCGCGCGCGGAGGCACGGCCAAAGCATGCGGGTCGTTATTCCGGCACAGCTTTGCTCATCCGAGTCTTGTCGAGCAATCCACCAGACAATTCTCGCTGCAGGTTGCCCGCTACTTGGGGAATCGATTGAAGCGGCTGGCCGATGTAGGACTGGATATCGGCATTAGCCCGGAGGGCAATCCTTATTTTATAGAGATGAATGGCCGTGATATGCGCTATGGATTCAAGAAGGCTAACATGCACAAGACATTCAGACGAACGTATGAAGCACCCATACAATATGCCAAATATTTACTCAAAAAGCGCTAG
- a CDS encoding class I SAM-dependent methyltransferase has translation MSPISLPIAPQWYHRFVRPKWFTQKYIHQHIRSNFNLHHQVVLDFGSGTGANCPMVHPSYYLGVDPDAKRIEYARKLYPQHTFQVFDRKTFPVEDNSVDCILIIAVLHHIPSQEIAAYMSEFVRILKPDGRMIVMEPCICKSKPICSWFMKKVDKGAYIRDEEGYLKLFPRHEFECSVLKRFHKCFLYHELFFSARRKSCAYPRRRWL, from the coding sequence GTGAGTCCGATTTCCCTGCCAATTGCGCCACAATGGTATCACAGATTTGTACGTCCCAAATGGTTCACTCAGAAATATATTCACCAGCATATCCGGTCCAATTTCAATCTGCATCATCAGGTCGTGCTGGACTTTGGCTCGGGTACGGGGGCCAACTGCCCGATGGTTCATCCTTCGTACTATTTGGGTGTCGACCCCGATGCCAAGCGAATCGAATACGCCAGGAAATTATATCCGCAACATACCTTTCAGGTGTTTGACAGAAAGACATTCCCCGTTGAAGACAACAGTGTCGACTGTATCCTGATTATCGCGGTGCTGCATCACATCCCGTCGCAGGAAATTGCTGCTTATATGAGTGAATTCGTGAGGATATTGAAGCCGGATGGCCGGATGATCGTCATGGAGCCTTGCATTTGCAAGAGCAAGCCCATTTGCAGCTGGTTTATGAAGAAGGTTGACAAAGGCGCATACATCCGGGACGAAGAGGGGTACTTGAAGCTGTTTCCGCGGCATGAATTTGAATGCAGTGTGCTGAAACGATTTCACAAATGTTTTCTGTATCATGAGCTGTTCTTCTCGGCCAGACGAAAATCATGCGCTTACCCGCGCCGGCGCTGGCTATAA
- a CDS encoding glycosyltransferase family 4 protein, producing the protein MRILMIAPEQFPLPGDNSVEICMLAIAKRMVKQHSITIVCRRFPQQKARSQIGGVHIVRLAAKSKSYLSSVLRYLKHQRFDLIQVDNRPHYMARVKRLCPGTPVSLFLHSLTFVPNQPKVAASLNKADLIVSNSTSLTQRLGTRFPRQRHKIKTAHLGVDTERFKPADPAKRQAARSAYQLNRCFAILFAGRLIPRKGVHVLIQATRLVQKKVPHAKLMIVGRGKQPYIRSLKAQAKKAGVAAAFIGKVPHSKMHRLYQAADCFVCPSQLHEAFGLVNVEAMSAGVPVIASSIGGIKEIIQHGKNGYLVRNYRSPESFAAYIIKLANKKTTAAYISRMGRDTAVRQFNWQRTADRLSLIYSQRRRG; encoded by the coding sequence ATGCGCATTCTCATGATCGCTCCCGAGCAGTTCCCTCTGCCGGGAGACAATTCGGTTGAAATTTGCATGCTCGCCATTGCCAAGCGCATGGTCAAGCAGCATTCTATTACAATCGTATGCCGAAGGTTTCCGCAACAGAAAGCCCGCTCGCAAATCGGAGGGGTGCATATTGTTCGCCTTGCAGCGAAGAGCAAGTCGTATCTGTCATCCGTTCTCCGCTACTTGAAACATCAACGGTTCGACCTCATTCAAGTGGATAATCGTCCGCATTATATGGCACGCGTCAAGCGATTGTGCCCCGGCACGCCCGTCTCCCTTTTTTTGCATTCCTTAACCTTTGTGCCGAACCAGCCCAAAGTCGCAGCCAGCTTGAACAAGGCCGATCTGATCGTTTCGAACAGCACCTCGTTAACGCAAAGATTGGGTACCCGCTTTCCGCGACAAAGACATAAAATCAAAACGGCGCATCTTGGCGTAGATACTGAAAGATTCAAGCCGGCGGACCCAGCCAAACGGCAGGCCGCACGCAGCGCATATCAGCTCAATCGCTGCTTTGCCATCCTGTTCGCCGGACGTCTCATTCCCAGAAAAGGCGTGCATGTCCTCATCCAGGCAACCCGCCTCGTTCAGAAGAAGGTGCCGCACGCCAAATTAATGATCGTCGGCAGAGGAAAGCAGCCGTATATACGCTCATTGAAAGCGCAAGCCAAAAAAGCGGGAGTAGCTGCGGCCTTTATCGGAAAGGTCCCTCACAGCAAAATGCACAGGCTCTATCAGGCGGCAGATTGCTTCGTGTGCCCTTCCCAGTTGCATGAGGCCTTTGGCCTCGTTAACGTGGAAGCGATGAGTGCGGGGGTTCCTGTCATTGCCTCAAGCATTGGCGGGATTAAAGAGATTATTCAACATGGCAAGAATGGCTATCTCGTGCGCAATTACCGCAGTCCCGAAAGCTTTGCAGCCTATATCATCAAGCTGGCCAACAAAAAAACGACTGCCGCGTACATCTCCAGAATGGGACGCGATACGGCGGTTCGTCAATTCAACTGGCAGCGCACCGCTGACAGACTGAGTCTTATTTATAGCCAGCGCCGGCGCGGGTAA